A region of Nitrospinota bacterium DNA encodes the following proteins:
- a CDS encoding HDOD domain-containing protein produces MSRLEQQQILEFVDKLPGFSPAALKIISLANNPNTSPTELVNAISMDPMLTAKMLKLVNSAYFGSRGVASLNRAVMLLGFNTVKNISLSLAVVGGIRVRGEFKWFTNDQFWEHCLACAIVTKSLAKKMNVGALEVEEFFVAGLVHDMGLAALIQKMPKEMGDIYDPSYQPERPRHNVEKEMLGFSHPELSGLIARRWKFPPSLVAAIEHHHDPLAAPEEHRRLAAAVHLADSGCHSLKIGIQTEINIGNITKEELAAAGLEPDQVEESLVGLPEAVEGARFFLEKVD; encoded by the coding sequence TTGAGCAGGCTGGAACAACAACAGATCCTCGAATTTGTGGACAAGCTCCCGGGTTTTTCCCCGGCGGCGCTGAAGATAATATCTTTGGCCAACAATCCCAACACTTCCCCCACGGAGTTGGTAAACGCCATAAGCATGGACCCCATGCTTACCGCCAAGATGCTCAAGCTTGTAAACTCGGCCTATTTCGGTTCGCGCGGCGTTGCCTCACTTAACCGGGCTGTGATGCTTCTGGGTTTCAACACGGTCAAGAACATATCCTTGTCCCTGGCGGTGGTGGGGGGCATCCGTGTGCGGGGCGAGTTCAAGTGGTTCACCAACGACCAGTTCTGGGAACATTGCCTGGCGTGCGCCATAGTCACAAAGAGCCTGGCCAAAAAGATGAATGTGGGGGCGCTGGAGGTTGAGGAGTTTTTCGTGGCCGGCCTGGTGCACGACATGGGGCTGGCGGCGCTGATACAGAAAATGCCCAAGGAGATGGGGGATATTTACGACCCGTCCTATCAGCCCGAGCGTCCGCGGCACAACGTGGAGAAGGAAATGCTGGGTTTCTCCCACCCCGAGCTGTCCGGGCTTATCGCCCGGCGGTGGAAATTCCCGCCATCGCTGGTGGCGGCCATCGAACATCATCACGACCCTCTCGCGGCGCCCGAGGAGCATCGCAGGCTGGCCGCCGCGGTGCACCTTGCCGACAGTGGTTGCCACTCCCTAAAAATAGGTATTCAAACCGAGATAAATATTGGTAATATCACAAAAGAAGAACTTGCCGCCGCCGGGCTGGAGCCGGACCAGGTTGAAGAAAGCCTGGTGGGCCTGCCGGAAGCGGTGGAAGGCGCCAGGTTCTTCCTAGAGAAGGTGGACTAA
- a CDS encoding MBL fold metallo-hydrolase: protein MQIQFWGVRGSIPSPAPDTAQFGGNTPCVEVRNEGEPVIILDSGTGIRKLGMEIMKDPSVREIHILLSHTHWDHIQGLPFFAPLFSPKYTIKLYGPVHYSKNLEQILSLQMDYTYFPVRVEELAANLSFHDINEQELTIGKGVSIKTKFVNHPVVCLSYRITHNGKSFVYCTDHEPYRNLFDDGDELNREEGRLVAEEQTEALIRFMEGSDLLCMDAQYTPEEYRTKIGWGHSHVDYTYSMARESGVGELVLFHHDPDRTDSELMKILSGLQDRSWSPVSGAVPVRLARERLVITL from the coding sequence ATGCAAATCCAGTTTTGGGGGGTTCGAGGCTCCATTCCCTCACCTGCGCCGGACACGGCGCAATTCGGGGGCAACACACCATGTGTTGAGGTTCGCAACGAGGGGGAGCCGGTCATAATACTGGACTCCGGCACTGGCATCCGCAAGCTGGGGATGGAGATAATGAAAGACCCCTCGGTGCGGGAGATACACATTCTCCTCTCCCACACCCATTGGGACCATATTCAGGGCCTCCCCTTTTTCGCGCCTCTGTTCAGCCCCAAATACACCATAAAACTATACGGCCCCGTCCATTACTCCAAGAACCTGGAGCAGATTTTAAGCCTGCAGATGGACTATACCTATTTCCCCGTGAGGGTAGAGGAGCTGGCGGCCAACCTTTCTTTCCACGACATAAACGAGCAGGAACTCACCATCGGCAAGGGTGTCAGCATAAAGACCAAATTTGTGAACCATCCTGTGGTGTGCCTTTCATACCGCATTACCCACAACGGCAAGTCTTTCGTTTATTGCACGGACCATGAGCCGTACAGGAACCTTTTCGATGACGGAGACGAGCTTAACCGCGAAGAGGGCAGGCTTGTGGCCGAAGAGCAGACCGAGGCGCTGATAAGGTTCATGGAAGGCTCAGACCTTCTGTGCATGGACGCCCAGTACACGCCGGAGGAATACCGCACAAAGATAGGCTGGGGCCATTCCCATGTGGACTACACTTACAGCATGGCCAGGGAGAGCGGCGTGGGTGAGCTGGTGCTGTTCCATCATGACCCGGACAGGACCGACTCGGAGCTCATGAAAATCCTCAGCGGCCTGCAGGACCGTTCATGGAGCCCTGTCAGCGGCGCCGTCCCTGTCCGCCTTGCCAGGGAGCGGCTGGTAATCACGCTGTGA
- a CDS encoding DUF502 domain-containing protein, producing the protein MTSVAHSIRRIFFTGLLVSLPLVITIFIFKFVFELFDGLLGPVVTTAIRIMGAPIPPDFRIPGIGVVSTIAVIFFIGLVSANYLGRKLWDMAETALTKIPIIRSVYIAAKQVIDTFSTSNGAAFRKVALVEYPRKGMFSLAFITGTTRGEVAQRLGGEMVNIFIPTTPNPTSGFLLILPKEAVIELDMAVEDGVKMIVSCGLVVPPTAGAIVEGNRSAPSDEPVSNGSV; encoded by the coding sequence ATGACCTCCGTCGCCCACAGCATAAGAAGGATATTCTTCACCGGGCTTCTGGTGAGCCTTCCGCTGGTCATTACCATATTCATATTCAAGTTCGTTTTCGAGTTGTTCGACGGCCTTTTAGGGCCGGTGGTGACAACGGCCATCAGGATAATGGGCGCGCCCATACCTCCCGATTTCCGCATACCAGGCATAGGCGTGGTAAGCACCATCGCGGTGATCTTTTTCATCGGCCTGGTGTCGGCCAATTACCTGGGCAGGAAACTGTGGGACATGGCCGAGACGGCTTTAACCAAAATACCCATAATCCGCTCGGTGTACATCGCCGCAAAGCAGGTGATAGACACATTTTCCACCAGCAACGGCGCGGCCTTCCGCAAGGTGGCGCTGGTGGAGTACCCGCGGAAAGGGATGTTTTCGCTGGCGTTTATAACCGGAACCACGCGCGGAGAGGTGGCCCAGAGGCTGGGCGGGGAGATGGTGAACATCTTCATCCCCACCACGCCCAACCCCACCTCGGGATTCCTGCTTATCCTGCCCAAAGAGGCTGTTATTGAACTTGACATGGCGGTTGAGGATGGCGTTAAGATGATCGTGTCATGCGGGCTGGTTGTGCCCCCCACCGCTGGGGCTATTGTGGAGGGGAATCGCTCCGCTCCTTCTGACGAGCCCGTTTCTAATGGAAGTGTTTAA
- a CDS encoding ATP-grasp domain-containing protein has protein sequence MRNPLLHLPSVHFTRGREIWPEKSSDYLNFERALKRLSRRALLMAGPEDPVILDGQVEENYLGLLRSLGAGGADILTPEVSAGASLADDVIKSPGVMEFIRRWQGGVEPYIMGPVENRIMDMAGKRGGFTNPAVVDLLNDKAFFLRLLEDMGMPFIPSYSGNSDAVASRIRKWNGGPIIVRGAKSVGGSRVFIARDADEKLALASRVERQGGGLYVLQPLMDVEESPNLQFYITDNEAILFGQSAQVMSADLKHTGNLFDIHPDGRVRAELLDQGHHLAREAALLGLRGVVGVDFIVTGQTRKVYAVEMNARHNTSTAALWFVNRALTGDPMVMADTGLGASVRIPAPGKVFSAARWLEVLGEFAFNPLTKRGALPMDTGGEELSAVIIGAGPEEREMIINGARLAAEGAI, from the coding sequence TTGAGAAACCCTTTGCTTCACTTGCCCAGCGTGCATTTCACCCGGGGCAGGGAGATATGGCCGGAAAAGTCCAGCGACTACCTTAATTTCGAGCGGGCTTTAAAACGCCTTTCGCGCCGGGCGCTCCTGATGGCGGGGCCGGAAGACCCGGTAATCCTGGATGGGCAGGTGGAAGAAAACTATCTGGGCCTTCTTCGCTCCCTCGGCGCTGGCGGGGCCGATATCCTTACCCCCGAAGTGTCCGCAGGCGCTTCCCTGGCCGATGACGTAATAAAAAGCCCCGGCGTCATGGAGTTTATCCGGCGCTGGCAAGGGGGCGTGGAGCCATACATAATGGGTCCGGTTGAAAACAGGATTATGGATATGGCGGGCAAACGTGGCGGATTCACCAATCCCGCAGTGGTGGACCTGTTGAACGACAAGGCTTTCTTCCTGCGCCTCCTGGAAGACATGGGTATGCCGTTCATCCCTTCCTATTCAGGCAACAGCGACGCGGTGGCGTCCCGGATAAGAAAATGGAACGGTGGTCCCATCATCGTCCGAGGAGCGAAAAGCGTCGGCGGCTCCAGGGTGTTTATAGCGCGAGACGCCGATGAAAAGCTGGCGCTGGCCAGCCGTGTGGAGCGGCAAGGTGGCGGCCTTTATGTGCTCCAGCCTCTTATGGATGTGGAGGAAAGCCCCAACCTGCAGTTTTACATCACAGACAATGAAGCAATCCTTTTCGGGCAGAGCGCCCAGGTGATGTCCGCGGATTTAAAACATACGGGCAACCTTTTCGACATCCATCCCGACGGGCGCGTGAGGGCGGAGCTTCTGGATCAGGGCCATCACCTGGCAAGGGAGGCGGCGCTGTTGGGGCTAAGAGGCGTGGTGGGAGTGGATTTTATTGTGACCGGCCAGACCCGGAAAGTTTACGCTGTGGAGATGAACGCCCGGCACAACACTTCCACAGCCGCCCTTTGGTTTGTAAACCGCGCCTTGACTGGCGACCCGATGGTGATGGCTGATACTGGGCTTGGAGCCAGCGTGAGGATACCGGCCCCGGGAAAAGTTTTCTCCGCGGCCCGGTGGCTGGAGGTTTTGGGTGAGTTTGCGTTCAACCCTCTAACCAAACGGGGAGCCCTGCCCATGGACACGGGCGGCGAGGAGCTTTCCGCCGTTATAATTGGCGCTGGACCGGAAGAACGGGAGATGATCATCAACGGAGCCAGGCTTGCGGCCGAAGGAGCGATATAA
- a CDS encoding sigma-54-dependent Fis family transcriptional regulator, with amino-acid sequence MNAGSALIVDLDRHAVESLRGKLERLGWAARAAYAWQEVDRLEIYSGRFDIIFADPRFPTPGPTDIMAHIRSKSPGSPIVILLGGADEALEKTFLHAGAICALTKPYSDETLERAIAMAGSGAGQERDFCGIIGRAEKMLGLYETIRSVAGTDSAVLIHGETGVGKELIAAAVHKLSRRGGMKFVTINCGALSESLLESELFGHEKGAFTGAIREKPGKFEIAHGGTLFLDEIGEISPATQVKLLKALETGEVERLGSNTVIKTDIRLIFATNRDLAADVAEGRFRRDLYYRINTFPVHVPPLRERPGDIPALAEHFLLQYAARHGRAAHSIDPAAMAKLAAARWDGNVRELENAMERAVIVARDGIIREADVGLGTLPVKSEAQEGLAALPYRQMREKALIAVERNYFQSLLARFSGNISAVAQQAGLDRKTLYSKMKAAGVDPSGYRRKGKN; translated from the coding sequence ATGAACGCCGGTTCCGCCCTTATCGTGGATTTGGACAGGCATGCCGTGGAAAGCCTTCGCGGTAAGCTGGAAAGACTCGGGTGGGCCGCCCGGGCCGCTTACGCATGGCAGGAGGTGGACAGGCTGGAGATATATTCCGGACGGTTTGACATAATCTTCGCGGACCCCAGGTTTCCCACACCAGGCCCTACTGACATAATGGCCCACATCCGCTCCAAATCCCCGGGGTCGCCCATAGTCATCCTTCTTGGCGGGGCCGACGAGGCGCTGGAAAAAACCTTCCTCCACGCCGGGGCCATTTGCGCCCTGACAAAACCCTATTCCGACGAGACGCTGGAACGGGCCATCGCCATGGCCGGAAGCGGGGCAGGGCAAGAGCGGGACTTCTGCGGCATCATCGGCCGGGCGGAGAAAATGCTGGGCCTTTACGAAACCATACGCTCGGTGGCGGGAACCGACTCGGCGGTGCTAATCCATGGCGAGACCGGTGTGGGCAAAGAGCTTATCGCGGCGGCGGTGCACAAGCTCAGTCGTAGAGGGGGAATGAAGTTTGTCACCATCAACTGCGGCGCCCTCAGCGAGTCGTTGCTGGAATCGGAGTTATTCGGGCATGAGAAGGGGGCTTTCACCGGCGCCATCCGGGAAAAGCCGGGCAAGTTCGAGATAGCCCATGGCGGCACCCTGTTCCTGGACGAAATCGGCGAGATAAGCCCCGCAACCCAGGTGAAGCTTTTAAAGGCGCTTGAGACAGGCGAGGTGGAAAGGCTGGGAAGCAACACCGTTATAAAAACGGATATCCGGCTTATCTTCGCCACCAACCGGGACCTGGCCGCCGACGTGGCCGAAGGAAGGTTCCGGCGGGACCTTTATTACAGGATCAACACATTCCCGGTGCATGTGCCGCCCCTGCGGGAACGGCCCGGGGACATCCCGGCTCTGGCGGAGCATTTTCTGTTACAATACGCCGCCCGGCATGGCCGGGCCGCCCATTCCATAGACCCGGCCGCCATGGCCAAACTTGCCGCCGCCCGGTGGGACGGCAACGTGCGCGAACTGGAAAACGCCATGGAGCGGGCGGTGATAGTGGCCAGAGATGGAATTATAAGGGAGGCCGACGTAGGACTTGGAACCCTGCCGGTAAAAAGCGAAGCGCAGGAGGGCCTGGCCGCCCTGCCCTACCGGCAGATGCGCGAGAAAGCCTTGATCGCCGTGGAAAGAAACTATTTCCAGTCGCTACTTGCCAGGTTCTCAGGGAACATAAGCGCTGTTGCGCAACAGGCCGGGCTGGACAGAAAAACCCTCTATTCAAAAATGAAAGCGGCGGGAGTGGATCCATCCGGCTACAGGCGGAAGGGCAAGAATTGA
- a CDS encoding TolC family protein: MTFRSSWPAVFLFPARLCLITAFTWPGPALAGSARITEITLSQAVTEAVAGNFDGTLEWINSAAAGTELVSALSEFDPQFGAEAAAGKSATPSSSVFADPAVVEKDVQSGEISISGKAQPGTQYKLAATTSRETTNSSFQSLNPSYGAGLKLELTQPVLKNAGISVNRWRITSAEAKRDMAFYKLKTALSDIVTRTQEAYWDLVYQKENVQAQKEALDRARDLERRVTAQVKAGALAPIEIIAAQASVASWEEKLIAAENSYCGASDNLIKLMGSRGKDPAWWDTTLEPGGAPEPESPPEESLEALEQALSLRPDILAAQMEVENRRAELLYRNNQTLPGLDMVGTVNLSGLRGEARPVTSLTGEGELLSPLNGGFSDSVSDVVSGNYYDYMVGLKFSLPLDSRGASSAAALAGLNLKAAQTRLEMARRDAALEVREAARNLASGLKQTVAARAARELAEKRLDGETKKLEAGATTPFAVLEYQKELVAQRAAELLAQGSARKAAARYWKAVGLALAKAGVELSLEAP, from the coding sequence ATGACCTTCCGGTCTTCATGGCCGGCGGTTTTTCTTTTTCCGGCCCGCCTATGCCTTATAACGGCCTTTACCTGGCCTGGGCCAGCCCTGGCCGGTTCCGCCCGCATCACCGAAATCACGCTATCCCAGGCCGTAACCGAGGCGGTGGCCGGGAATTTCGACGGGACGCTTGAATGGATAAACTCGGCGGCGGCGGGAACCGAGCTGGTATCGGCCCTGTCCGAGTTCGATCCGCAGTTCGGGGCGGAGGCGGCGGCGGGAAAGAGCGCCACCCCCAGCTCCTCCGTTTTCGCCGACCCGGCGGTGGTTGAAAAAGACGTTCAAAGCGGCGAGATTTCCATATCCGGCAAGGCCCAGCCGGGTACCCAGTACAAGCTGGCGGCCACAACATCCAGGGAAACCACCAACTCCTCATTCCAGAGTCTCAATCCCTCTTACGGCGCGGGATTAAAGCTGGAGCTTACCCAACCGGTGCTTAAAAACGCGGGCATATCCGTGAACCGGTGGCGCATCACTTCCGCCGAGGCCAAGCGGGACATGGCGTTCTACAAGCTTAAAACCGCCTTGAGCGACATTGTGACCAGGACCCAGGAAGCGTACTGGGACCTGGTTTATCAAAAGGAAAACGTTCAGGCGCAAAAAGAGGCGCTGGACAGGGCGCGCGACCTGGAACGGCGGGTGACCGCCCAGGTGAAAGCGGGGGCGCTGGCGCCCATCGAGATCATCGCCGCCCAGGCTTCGGTGGCCTCCTGGGAGGAGAAACTTATCGCCGCAGAAAACTCATACTGCGGGGCTTCCGACAACCTGATAAAGCTCATGGGTTCCCGGGGAAAAGATCCAGCCTGGTGGGATACCACGCTGGAACCTGGAGGAGCCCCGGAGCCGGAAAGCCCGCCGGAAGAGAGCCTGGAGGCGCTGGAGCAGGCTTTATCGTTGCGGCCGGATATCCTGGCGGCGCAAATGGAGGTGGAGAACCGGCGGGCCGAGCTTTTATACCGCAACAACCAAACCCTGCCCGGGCTGGACATGGTGGGAACGGTAAATCTTTCCGGCCTTCGGGGAGAGGCGCGCCCAGTAACGAGCCTCACCGGCGAGGGGGAGCTTTTGTCGCCGCTCAATGGAGGTTTTTCCGACTCTGTGTCGGATGTGGTTTCGGGCAATTACTACGATTACATGGTGGGCCTTAAATTCTCTCTCCCGCTGGACTCCCGGGGGGCGTCATCAGCGGCGGCGCTGGCGGGGTTAAACCTGAAGGCGGCGCAAACCAGGCTTGAAATGGCCCGGCGTGACGCGGCGCTGGAGGTCCGCGAGGCGGCGCGCAATCTGGCTTCGGGATTAAAACAGACAGTGGCGGCCAGGGCGGCTCGGGAACTGGCGGAAAAACGGCTGGACGGGGAAACAAAAAAACTGGAGGCCGGGGCCACAACGCCATTCGCTGTCCTCGAATACCAGAAAGAACTGGTGGCCCAGCGCGCCGCGGAACTGTTGGCCCAGGGTTCAGCCCGGAAAGCCGCCGCCAGATACTGGAAAGCCGTAGGGCTGGCTCTCGCTAAGGCCGGGGTAGAGCTTAGCCTGGAAGCGCCATGA
- the pilB gene encoding type IV-A pilus assembly ATPase PilB, with protein MAEIAEKKTSFKKSVKEDASSEVLGKLLVKDGQITRSQLKEAEEYQKKANARIGKVVQKLGYLDEETIIKFIARSLAIPITNIEDEKPDAEAIKMIPWEMARDNLIFPIRSDGKNLRLAMIDPTNYATLEQVGSHVKQTIKPAVVSERDLLEAFKKYYAISSEDYTALATAGEVHEEKPEGDDKQIFEKFDDIGGIISDATEEVEIDSTSEDEDKDQLYNSADAAIVKLVNGILLKGISQGASDIHIEPYEKSFQVRYRIDGSLHRAMNLPLTIKGALISRLKIMSNLNIAEKRRPQDGRIKLKLGRGKSIDFRVNVLPTLFGESMVLRLLDQSKLQIDLTKLGFTEKMLTRFLELIRRPQGLVLVTGPTGSGKTNTLYSGINILNKPDVKILTAEDPVEFNFTGINQVNVRPEVGLTFASALKAFLRQDPDVILVGEVRDMETAEIAIKAAMTGHMVFSTLHTNDCASTIGRLLDIGIPGYMISSALTVVIAQRLLRRVCASCKVEVTDFNPQDLLEAGVAKEEVPHYTLYKGKGCTICNGSGYKGRLGVFEMLEASQTVKEAITAQVQEAALRKIAIKEGMKTLRMDALDKARLGMTSLEEVLAKTVLVKEALPAYLLNPDELTFEDGDLIIKEGNTDKNFYQLLQGHLIITKSGRVVGEISQPGEYFGEMSALMDQPRTATIRSKGKSMVKVFPGDKLKQTIENYPEIALKIIHSLVSRLNEADKRLARIAERAPR; from the coding sequence ATGGCTGAAATAGCGGAAAAAAAGACCAGCTTCAAAAAAAGCGTTAAGGAGGATGCTTCCTCCGAGGTGCTGGGAAAGCTTTTGGTCAAGGACGGGCAGATTACCCGGTCCCAGCTAAAAGAGGCTGAAGAGTACCAGAAGAAAGCCAACGCCCGCATAGGCAAGGTTGTCCAGAAGCTCGGGTACCTGGATGAAGAGACCATAATCAAATTCATCGCCCGGTCTCTCGCCATCCCGATCACTAACATAGAAGACGAAAAGCCGGACGCCGAGGCCATCAAGATGATTCCCTGGGAGATGGCGCGGGACAACCTGATATTCCCCATCCGCTCCGACGGGAAGAACCTGCGGCTGGCCATGATAGACCCCACCAATTACGCCACGCTGGAGCAGGTGGGTTCCCATGTAAAGCAGACCATAAAACCCGCCGTGGTCTCCGAGCGGGACCTGCTGGAGGCGTTCAAGAAATACTACGCCATCTCCAGCGAAGACTACACCGCCCTGGCCACCGCCGGCGAGGTGCATGAGGAAAAGCCCGAAGGGGACGACAAGCAGATATTCGAAAAGTTCGACGACATCGGAGGGATCATATCCGACGCCACCGAGGAGGTGGAGATAGACTCCACCTCCGAAGACGAGGACAAGGACCAGCTTTACAACTCCGCCGACGCGGCCATAGTAAAGCTTGTCAACGGCATCCTGCTCAAGGGGATAAGCCAGGGGGCCTCGGACATTCACATAGAGCCATACGAAAAAAGCTTCCAGGTGCGGTACAGGATAGACGGCTCCCTGCACCGGGCCATGAACCTGCCGTTGACCATCAAGGGCGCCCTGATCTCGCGGCTGAAGATAATGTCCAACCTGAACATAGCTGAGAAGCGCCGCCCCCAGGACGGCAGGATAAAGCTTAAGCTTGGCCGGGGCAAATCCATAGACTTCCGCGTGAACGTGCTACCCACGCTATTCGGCGAATCCATGGTGCTCCGCCTGCTGGACCAGAGCAAGCTACAGATAGACCTTACGAAGCTGGGCTTCACGGAAAAAATGCTGACGCGGTTCCTGGAGCTTATCCGGCGGCCCCAGGGGCTTGTGCTGGTCACCGGGCCCACAGGCTCCGGCAAGACCAACACCCTCTATTCGGGCATCAACATACTAAACAAACCGGACGTGAAGATACTCACCGCAGAAGACCCGGTGGAGTTCAACTTCACCGGCATAAACCAGGTGAACGTGCGGCCGGAGGTGGGGCTTACCTTCGCCTCGGCGCTAAAGGCTTTTTTGCGGCAGGATCCGGACGTGATACTGGTGGGCGAAGTTCGCGACATGGAGACGGCGGAGATAGCCATAAAGGCGGCCATGACGGGCCACATGGTGTTCTCCACCCTGCACACCAACGACTGCGCCTCCACCATAGGCCGCCTGCTGGACATAGGCATACCCGGTTACATGATCTCCTCGGCGCTTACGGTTGTCATAGCCCAGCGGCTTTTGCGCCGGGTGTGCGCCAGTTGCAAGGTTGAAGTCACCGACTTCAATCCGCAGGATCTGCTGGAGGCGGGCGTAGCCAAGGAGGAGGTGCCCCATTACACCCTGTACAAGGGCAAGGGTTGCACCATATGCAACGGCTCCGGATACAAGGGCCGGTTGGGTGTTTTTGAGATGCTGGAGGCCTCCCAGACGGTGAAAGAGGCCATAACGGCCCAAGTGCAGGAGGCCGCCCTGCGGAAGATAGCCATAAAGGAAGGAATGAAAACCCTCCGCATGGACGCGCTGGATAAGGCGCGGCTGGGCATGACCAGCCTGGAGGAAGTGTTGGCCAAGACCGTGCTGGTGAAAGAAGCGCTCCCGGCCTACCTGCTCAACCCGGACGAACTGACATTCGAAGATGGGGACCTGATAATAAAAGAGGGCAACACCGACAAGAACTTCTACCAGCTCCTGCAGGGCCACCTTATCATCACCAAAAGCGGCAGGGTGGTGGGGGAAATCTCACAACCGGGCGAATATTTCGGCGAGATGAGCGCGCTGATGGACCAGCCGCGCACGGCCACCATCCGCTCCAAGGGCAAGAGCATGGTGAAAGTATTCCCGGGCGACAAGCTTAAACAGACCATCGAGAACTACCCCGAGATAGCCCTCAAGATAATCCACTCCCTGGTGAGCCGCTTGAACGAGGCTGACAAACGGCTGGCCAGAATCGCGGAGCGGGCGCCCCGATGA
- a CDS encoding PAS domain S-box protein → MPIFDQLLSGHRGDGEAKTLRARVESLEKELEQVRHENTGLNDRLDSYKDILENLRDYVYTMTRDGIFTSLTPAFHKITGWPVEEWIGKNFNGLVHPDDMEKARVNLQRVQEMEAPPVNELRIRNKSGQVLILEFKGMLIKNARGEEEIFGVARDVTERKATEAALKASEEKYKDLFLNANDLLYSHDLEGRFTTINKACVNVLGFGEDEVIGSSISMVVPPEHLKTTTESIQKKLKGEAISTLYELEVVAKNGKRIPVELSTRLIWSDGKPVGVQGIGRDMTERKKAEAELKQAKELAEDATMLKDKFVSLVSHDLRSPMATVIGILNFILGEPAMSEEDRATLMKRALNTCDDLLKMTDQLLNISRMNMGKIRLNRRLVNARALAQATAASVSFQAERKGISINVDIPETLKIYGDMALIHEVLLNLISNAVKFCAKGDRVVIHSPGPNLLCVKDTGPGVLESLKPDLFRHETKTSTSGSSGERGAGFGLPLCMDIMKAHGGTIQLESEPGKGSSFCMDMGPSQPLILIVDDSDVMRQTLRIHLGKMGAQTVEAEDGDLALKLLEERTPDLIISDVHMPSLDGLGLLKRIKDMPKLKDTPVIVITSDSDVETREQVFRLGAADFLTKPVEESDFIPRVGRFIM, encoded by the coding sequence ATGCCTATTTTCGATCAGCTGTTGTCCGGCCACCGGGGGGACGGAGAGGCCAAAACCCTGCGCGCCCGCGTGGAGTCATTGGAAAAAGAGCTGGAGCAGGTTCGCCATGAAAACACCGGGCTCAACGACCGGCTGGACAGCTACAAGGATATTCTTGAAAACCTCCGGGATTACGTTTACACCATGACAAGGGACGGGATTTTCACCTCCCTAACCCCGGCATTCCATAAGATCACCGGCTGGCCGGTAGAGGAATGGATCGGAAAAAATTTCAATGGGCTGGTGCATCCGGACGATATGGAGAAGGCCAGGGTAAACCTCCAGCGGGTACAGGAGATGGAAGCGCCGCCCGTAAACGAGCTTAGGATACGAAACAAGAGCGGCCAGGTCCTCATCCTGGAATTCAAGGGTATGCTTATAAAGAACGCCAGGGGCGAAGAGGAGATCTTCGGCGTGGCCAGGGACGTTACCGAGCGCAAGGCCACCGAGGCGGCGCTGAAAGCCAGCGAAGAGAAATATAAAGACCTTTTCCTCAACGCCAACGACCTGCTTTACTCCCACGACCTGGAGGGGCGTTTTACCACCATAAACAAAGCATGCGTAAACGTTTTGGGCTTTGGCGAGGATGAAGTTATCGGCTCGAGCATCTCCATGGTGGTGCCTCCGGAACATTTAAAGACCACCACGGAAAGCATCCAGAAAAAGCTCAAGGGCGAAGCCATTTCCACCTTGTACGAACTGGAGGTGGTGGCAAAAAACGGGAAGAGGATACCGGTGGAGCTTTCCACCAGGCTGATATGGAGCGACGGCAAGCCGGTTGGGGTACAGGGTATCGGGCGGGACATGACCGAAAGGAAGAAGGCCGAGGCGGAGCTGAAACAGGCCAAGGAACTGGCCGAAGACGCCACCATGCTCAAGGACAAGTTCGTATCGCTCGTGTCTCACGATTTAAGGTCCCCGATGGCTACGGTTATCGGCATCCTCAATTTTATCCTTGGGGAACCGGCCATGAGCGAAGAAGACCGCGCCACCCTTATGAAAAGGGCGTTGAACACCTGCGACGACCTTCTGAAAATGACCGACCAACTGCTGAATATCAGCAGGATGAACATGGGAAAGATCAGACTCAACCGAAGGCTGGTAAACGCCAGGGCGCTGGCCCAAGCCACCGCCGCCTCCGTATCGTTCCAGGCGGAGCGCAAGGGCATTTCCATAAATGTGGACATCCCGGAAACCTTGAAGATTTACGGGGACATGGCGCTCATCCACGAAGTCCTTTTAAACCTCATCAGCAACGCGGTGAAATTCTGCGCCAAGGGGGACAGGGTGGTGATCCACTCCCCCGGCCCAAACTTGCTGTGCGTCAAGGACACGGGGCCGGGGGTGCTCGAATCCCTGAAGCCGGACCTTTTCCGCCATGAGACAAAAACCAGCACTTCCGGCTCCTCGGGGGAAAGGGGCGCGGGCTTCGGGCTTCCGCTTTGCATGGACATCATGAAAGCCCACGGTGGAACCATCCAGCTGGAGTCTGAGCCGGGTAAAGGCTCGTCTTTCTGCATGGACATGGGGCCGTCCCAGCCCCTCATACTGATAGTGGACGACAGCGACGTGATGCGGCAAACCCTGAGAATCCACCTGGGCAAGATGGGGGCGCAAACCGTGGAGGCCGAAGACGGCGACCTCGCCCTGAAGCTGTTGGAAGAGAGAACGCCAGACCTCATTATATCCGACGTCCACATGCCAAGCCTGGATGGACTGGGGCTGTTAAAGCGGATCAAGGACATGCCGAAGCTCAAGGATACGCCGGTTATTGTCATCACCTCCGACAGCGACGTGGAAACCCGGGAACAGGTGTTCCGCCTGGGCGCGGCGGACTTCCTAACAAAACCCGTGGAGGAGAGCGATTTCATCCCCCGCGTTGGCCGGTTCATAATGTGA